AGAGCGCGCATACGTTGAGGCGGACGGACGTGTGTGGGCCCCGGCGCCTACCAGGGTGTACGTGGCCAGGCCGATGCCAGAAACGGGGGCGGCGTATGCGTTACGAGATGCTCGGTCCGATCCGGGTGCTCGATGGGGACACAGCCCACGAGGTAAGTGCTCGCAAGATCGAGGTGCTGCTCGCGGTGCTGTTGGTGCGAGCCGGTCAGGTTGTCGCGCCCGGACAGCTGATGACCGAGATCTGGGGCGAGGATCTGCCCCGCCGCGCCACCGCGGGACTTCACGTGTACATCTCGCAGCTGCGCAAGTTTCTCGCCAGACCGGGTCAGGCGGACAGCCCGATCGTGACCACGCAGCCCGGTTACGTGCTACGCCTCGGCTCGGACCAGCTGGACGTGCAGGACTTCAAGCGGCTCGTGGCGGACGGCCGGGCGAGCCGGCGGGCCGGCCTGCCGGAGCAGGCGTTCACGCGGTACCAGGAGGCGCTCGCGCTGTGGCGCGGCCCGGCCCTGGGCG
This genomic stretch from Phytohabitans houttuyneae harbors:
- a CDS encoding AfsR/SARP family transcriptional regulator; this translates as MLGPIRVLDGDTAHEVSARKIEVLLAVLLVRAGQVVAPGQLMTEIWGEDLPRRATAGLHVYISQLRKFLARPGQADSPIVTTQPGYVLRLGSDQLDVQDFKRLVADGRASRRAGLPEQAFTRYQEALALWRGPALGDQRSGPVLTAFAGWAELARLECAEELVECAFDLGRHREYVGYLYAMTTENPFREAFYRQLMLALYRSGCQAEALQVYQTARSVLNDEFGLEPCRTLRDLQRAILLGDPRLEAVAA